From one Catenuloplanes nepalensis genomic stretch:
- a CDS encoding helix-turn-helix transcriptional regulator, with translation MDNRAEVRDFLTTRRAKITPERAGIPAAGQRRVPGLRRAEVAALAGMSVEYYAKLERGALAGVSAGVLDAIARALQLDEAERGHLLHLAQEANGSNALMRTPRRPKQWTVRPSLQWTLDGITSPAIVVNSRSDLVAANLLGRAMHSDLLLDGTRPPNFARFTFLDSAARRFYPDWDLFADMTVANLRTAAGVDPHDKGLHDLVGELSTRSDDFRRRWGAHNVRIHGTGVKNFRHHVVGDLSLAYETMGLRAEQHLSMTIYAAEPGSPSAHALALLASWAATEQVAESTV, from the coding sequence GTGGACAACCGAGCCGAGGTGCGCGACTTCCTGACCACCCGCCGCGCGAAGATCACACCGGAGCGGGCCGGGATCCCGGCGGCCGGCCAGCGGCGGGTGCCGGGGCTGCGCCGGGCCGAGGTCGCGGCGCTCGCCGGGATGAGCGTGGAGTACTACGCGAAGCTCGAACGCGGCGCGCTGGCCGGTGTCTCCGCGGGCGTGCTCGACGCGATCGCCAGGGCACTACAGCTCGACGAGGCCGAGCGCGGGCACCTGCTGCACCTGGCGCAGGAGGCCAACGGCAGCAACGCGCTGATGCGCACGCCGCGCCGGCCGAAGCAGTGGACGGTCCGGCCCAGCCTGCAGTGGACGCTGGACGGGATCACCAGCCCGGCGATCGTGGTCAACAGCCGGTCAGATCTGGTCGCCGCGAACCTGCTCGGCCGGGCCATGCACAGCGACCTGCTCCTCGACGGGACACGGCCGCCGAACTTCGCCCGGTTCACGTTCCTGGACTCGGCGGCACGCCGGTTCTACCCGGACTGGGACCTGTTCGCGGACATGACCGTGGCGAACCTGCGCACCGCGGCCGGCGTCGACCCGCACGACAAGGGGCTGCACGACCTGGTCGGCGAGCTCTCCACGCGCAGCGACGACTTTCGCCGGCGGTGGGGCGCGCACAACGTGCGCATCCACGGGACCGGCGTCAAGAATTTCCGGCACCACGTGGTCGGCGATCTCTCCCTGGCCTACGAGACGATGGGCTTGCGCGCGGAGCAGCACCTCAGCATGACGATCTACGCGGCCGAGCCGGGGTCGCCGTCCGCGCACGCGCTCGCGCTGCTCGCGTCCTGGGCCGCGACGGAACAGGTCGCGGAGTCCACAGTGTGA
- a CDS encoding substrate-binding domain-containing protein, which translates to MHARRYAAACRKALRLPESAAACRDVSRRGGVRIPADLSVVGFDDLPVAAPVEPPPTTTHQPLAEMAATATELALALGRGEADTRAGLEPATTLTARGSTGVPS; encoded by the coding sequence ATGCATGCCCGTCGCTACGCTGCGGCCTGCCGGAAAGCGCTGCGCCTACCGGAAAGTGCTGCGGCCTGCCGGGACGTTTCGCGACGGGGGGGGGTACGCATCCCGGCCGACCTGAGCGTGGTCGGCTTCGACGACCTGCCGGTCGCGGCGCCGGTCGAGCCGCCGCCGACCACGACGCACCAGCCGCTCGCCGAGATGGCCGCGACCGCGACCGAGTTGGCGCTCGCGCTCGGCCGCGGCGAGGCGGACACCCGGGCCGGGCTGGAGCCGGCCACCACGCTCACGGCGCGGGGCAGCACCGGGGTTCCCTCATAG